One segment of Cystobacter fuscus DSM 2262 DNA contains the following:
- a CDS encoding choice-of-anchor A family protein gives MGQTRAPLVGNGDFENGDLSNWTVGTHYNPGLSAVPPTSLSDLSLLGTGAHLTFAVNGAPETQIPVGLSAGSTLRYPRYGQWAAVVNQNGSSNNTNSLSQTFRITNSDIDPADGKFHLRFALAPVFEDPGHLARDQPYFYVVVHNTTRNKQLFSKFEYSNQPGVPWKTDPSSQVLYTDWKIFDFAPNAADIDVGDQLELTVVAAGCSQGGHFGHVYVDGFGAFLPGLSISASAPSQANAGDALTYTYLVSNSGPDTATHVIVDQPLPANTTFVGLNAPGAVCTVPAVGAQGTVSCDLGTLNPAASTTFQLTVRIDPGATGTVSNGNYTVRDDRTSALLGPLVETLITQGMVFADLAITKSDGVAAAGWGQTLQYLIEVTNHGPAAVNDAHVMDTLPAQLTSATWTCTASHGGVCATPTGTDDIDAKVHLPVNGKAIFSLSATVVSGSGTGRLSNLASVTVPEGVIDNDSTNNQGVDTDSIGNLHLLTVSKDPASSGTGLVVTSPAAISCDAACARATAQFLEGTLVSVTATAAPGDTFVGWTGACTGSANPCDVTITADTVLTALFTSPRAPTGSTCSSATNCLSGSCVDGVCCNTSCTEQCMACNVPGSVGTCSPVTGAPVGDRPACAAGDSVCGGSCDGTGASCSHPTSNIVVRQPTTGACCLNVDLNDYNLFLREDYSGGHDVVGKVAAGGNITLTNFSVGWGLPGNDISNTLVAGGLLTLSRGGVWGDARYAGGYSTNQSVVFPRGHAAQGAPIDFATRFDELRDLSSRLDRIPANGSTSRESWGGLMLNGTHPVLNVFDMSASAFTRATLFELHAPAGSFVVVNVRGASATLSRFAMLFSGGIDLHRVLFNFVDATSIDASSIGIQGTVLAPNARVTFNDGAWDGGIYALSLTGDAEGHINPLQDHQLCP, from the coding sequence GTGGGCCAGACCCGAGCGCCGCTGGTGGGCAATGGCGATTTCGAGAATGGCGACCTGAGCAACTGGACCGTGGGCACCCATTACAACCCAGGCCTGAGCGCCGTCCCGCCCACCAGCCTTTCCGATTTGAGTCTCCTGGGTACGGGAGCCCACCTGACCTTCGCGGTGAATGGGGCGCCGGAAACGCAGATCCCGGTGGGCCTCAGTGCCGGGTCGACCCTCCGCTACCCGCGCTACGGACAGTGGGCGGCGGTGGTCAATCAAAACGGCTCGAGCAACAACACCAACAGCTTGAGCCAGACCTTCCGGATCACCAATTCAGACATCGATCCGGCGGATGGGAAATTCCACCTCCGCTTCGCGCTCGCGCCGGTCTTCGAGGATCCCGGGCACCTGGCCCGTGATCAGCCCTACTTCTACGTCGTGGTGCACAACACCACGAGGAACAAACAATTGTTCTCGAAGTTCGAATACTCGAACCAACCCGGTGTCCCGTGGAAGACGGACCCCTCGAGCCAGGTGCTCTATACAGACTGGAAAATCTTCGATTTCGCTCCCAATGCCGCGGACATCGACGTCGGAGATCAGCTAGAACTCACGGTCGTCGCCGCCGGGTGTTCACAAGGAGGCCACTTCGGCCACGTCTATGTGGATGGGTTTGGCGCCTTCCTCCCCGGGCTGTCGATCTCCGCGAGTGCACCCTCTCAAGCCAATGCTGGCGACGCCTTGACCTATACCTATCTGGTGAGCAATTCGGGTCCGGACACGGCGACCCATGTCATCGTCGACCAGCCCCTGCCGGCGAATACCACCTTCGTGGGACTCAATGCGCCGGGCGCAGTCTGCACGGTCCCCGCGGTGGGTGCTCAGGGCACGGTCTCCTGCGACCTGGGCACGCTCAATCCCGCCGCGAGCACGACCTTCCAACTGACCGTGCGGATCGATCCGGGAGCCACGGGGACCGTGAGCAACGGCAACTACACGGTCCGGGATGACAGGACTTCTGCCCTCCTCGGGCCCCTGGTCGAGACGCTCATCACCCAGGGTATGGTGTTCGCGGACCTGGCAATCACCAAGAGCGATGGTGTGGCCGCAGCCGGTTGGGGCCAGACCCTTCAATACCTCATCGAGGTCACCAATCACGGGCCCGCGGCGGTGAACGACGCGCACGTCATGGATACCCTGCCGGCCCAGCTCACCTCCGCCACCTGGACTTGCACCGCCTCCCACGGCGGCGTCTGCGCCACGCCGACGGGCACGGATGACATCGATGCGAAGGTCCACCTGCCGGTCAACGGCAAGGCCATCTTCAGCTTGAGCGCGACCGTCGTCAGCGGTTCCGGAACTGGCCGCCTCTCCAACCTGGCCTCCGTCACCGTCCCCGAGGGAGTCATCGACAACGACAGCACCAACAACCAGGGCGTCGACACGGACTCGATCGGGAATCTGCATCTGCTCACCGTGAGCAAGGACCCGGCTTCCAGTGGGACGGGCCTCGTGGTCACCAGTCCGGCGGCCATCTCCTGCGACGCGGCCTGCGCCCGGGCGACCGCGCAATTCCTGGAAGGAACCCTGGTGAGTGTCACCGCGACCGCCGCGCCGGGTGACACCTTCGTCGGATGGACGGGGGCCTGCACCGGCTCCGCCAACCCGTGCGACGTCACCATCACCGCGGACACGGTCCTCACCGCGCTGTTCACCTCGCCCAGAGCTCCCACGGGGAGCACCTGCTCGAGCGCGACTAACTGTCTCAGCGGCTCCTGCGTGGATGGGGTTTGCTGCAACACCAGTTGCACGGAGCAGTGCATGGCCTGCAACGTCCCGGGGTCGGTCGGAACGTGTTCGCCGGTCACCGGGGCCCCGGTGGGAGACCGTCCCGCGTGCGCCGCCGGAGACTCCGTCTGTGGCGGAAGCTGCGACGGCACGGGAGCGAGTTGCTCCCATCCCACCTCGAATATCGTCGTCCGCCAGCCCACGACGGGCGCCTGCTGCCTGAACGTCGACCTGAATGACTACAACCTGTTCTTGCGCGAGGATTACAGCGGGGGACACGATGTCGTGGGCAAGGTGGCGGCGGGTGGCAACATCACCCTGACGAACTTCTCGGTGGGATGGGGATTGCCGGGCAACGACATCTCCAACACACTGGTCGCGGGCGGTCTGCTCACCCTCTCGCGCGGAGGCGTCTGGGGTGACGCCCGGTACGCGGGCGGCTACAGCACCAACCAGAGCGTGGTCTTCCCCCGAGGCCACGCGGCCCAGGGCGCGCCCATCGACTTCGCGACCCGGTTCGACGAGCTGCGCGACCTGTCCTCGAGGCTCGACCGCATTCCGGCCAATGGCAGTACGTCGCGTGAGTCCTGGGGTGGCCTCATGTTGAACGGCACCCACCCCGTCTTGAACGTCTTCGACATGAGCGCCAGCGCCTTCACCCGTGCCACACTCTTCGAACTCCACGCACCGGCTGGCTCCTTCGTCGTGGTCAACGTCCGCGGCGCCTCGGCGACCCTTTCCAGGTTCGCCATGCTCTTCAGCGGCGGCATCGATCTGCACCGCGTGCTCTTCAACTTCGTGGATGCGACGAGCATCGATGCCAGCAGCATTGGAATCCAGGGCACGGTGCTGGCGCCCAACGCGCGGGTCACGTTCAATGATGGCGCTTGGGATGGTGGCATCTATGCCCTGTCCCTGACGGGTGATGCCGAGGGTCACATCAACCCCCTGCAAGATCACCAGCTCTGTCCCTGA